One Colius striatus isolate bColStr4 chromosome 8, bColStr4.1.hap1, whole genome shotgun sequence genomic region harbors:
- the RTKN2 gene encoding rhotekin-2: protein MREGICKLLAVSTQKDQLLQAVKNLMVCNARLLAYKTELQNQKETTSCRTQERSSGHGTKERVVCRAKVAISDIRIPLMWKGSDHFSNKEKSQRYAVFCLFRMGAEVFDTEVAIVDKAITDICFENVTIFDEARPDFQVKVEVYSCCTEESLYVTNTPKKLAKKLKTSLSKATGRKLKAGLEEDSAESLLPADLVIPGAKYSLLAYTTLGLESAEDNFRTHNLIITGNEESSFWLPLYGNMCCRLVAQPSCMARDMMAGFLNQQQIIGSQTNWRRLYCVLRGGKLFCYYSPEEIEAKLEPALTVTINKETRIRAVDKDSKRRTNNFSVINPLSGEAVTQLFATDSRDELHKWMEAFWQHFYDLSQWKHCCEELMKIEIMSPRKPPLFLTKEATSVYHDMSIDSPVKHEGLADIIQRKIEESDGEFLLGQQKDSASSLWASLFDGSHEIVVQKNMHLGPKGDTTSPNDSRGKKRRAPPPPSDKPPYSAEAQVNREQLGKENWEKSEGTCASGSSFESKLPVKTQQLQTPIAAPRKTAPCRKSSVAGHGNPISLFNKTQSETKPEPTPRQKCITEMLHPRSWLQP from the exons GAGTTCAGGACATGGGACAAAAGAGCGGGTGGTATGCAGAGCAAAGGTGGCTATATCAG atATTCGAATACCATTAATGTGGAAAGGCTCTGATCACTTCAGCAATAAAGAAA AATCACAGCGCTATGcagttttttgtttattcagaatgggagctgaggtttTTGATACAGAGGTGGCTATTGTGGATAAGGCAATAACAGAtatctgttttgaaaatgtaacCATATT TGATGAAGCAAGACCAGATTTCCAGGTGAAGGTTGAAGTGTATAGCTGCTGTACAGAAGAGTCTTTATATGTAACAAACACTCCTAAGAAACTAGCAAAGAAGCTTAAAACATCCCTCAGCAAAGCTACAGGGAGGAAACTCAaagctgggctggaggaagaCAGCGCTGAATCCCTTTTGCCTGCTGACCTGGTCATCCC CGGAGCAAAGTACAGTTTGCTAGCGTATACCACTTTGGGGCTGGAAAGTGCTGAGGACAACTTCAGGACCCACAACCTTATCATTACAGGAAATG AGGAATCCTCTTTTTGGCTCCCTCTGTATGGAAACATGTGTTGCCGTTTAGTTGCTCAGCCTTCCTGCATGGCTAGGGATATGATGGCAGGATTTCTTAATCAGCAG CAAATAATAGGAAGTCAGACTAACTGGAGGAGGCTGTATTGTGTGCTAAGAGGTGGCAAACTCTTTTGTTACTACTCGCCAGAAGAAATTGAGGCTAAACTGGAGCCAGCATTGACAGTTACCATCAACAAG GAAACCAGAATTCGAGCTGTGGATAAGGACTCCAAGAGAAGAACTAATAACTTCTCTGTCATCAACCCCCTGTCTGGAGAGGCTGTGACACAACTTTTTGCTACTGACAGTAGGGATGAACTTCATAAGTGGATGGAGGCTTTCTGGCAGCACTTTTATGATCTGA gcCAGTGGAAACATTGTTGTGAAGAACTTATGAAAATTGAGATTATGTCACCACGGAAACCACCTTTGTTCTTAACAAAAGAAGCGACCTCCGTCTACCATGATATGA GCATTGATTCTCCAGTGAAACATGAGGGCTTAGCTGATATCATACAAAGAAAAATCGAAGAGAGTGATGGTGAGTTCCTGCTTGGCCAGCAAAAAGACTCTGCATCTTCCCTATGGGCTTCACTCTTTGATGGATCTCATGAGATAGTTGTTCAGAAGAACATGCATCTGGGCCCAAAAGGAGATACTACAAGTCCTAATGAtagcagaggaaagaaaagaagagctcCACCTCCACCCTCCGATAAGCCACCATACAGTGCAGAAGCACAGGTGAACAGAGAGCAGCTGGGCAAGGAAAACTGGGAGAAGTCTGAGGGCACGTGTGCTAGTGGCTCTTCCTTTGAGTCCAAGTTACCTGTGAAAACGCAGCAGTTGCAGACGCCCATTGCTGCCCCTCGCAAAACTGCTCCATGCAGAAAAAGCAGCGTAGCTGGCCATGGGAATCCCATTTCGTTGTTTAACAAGACCCAGTCTGAAACTAAACCAGAACCAACCCCTAGACAGAAATGCATCACAGAAATGCTACACCCGAGATCATGGCTGCAGCCATAG